One part of the Gadus macrocephalus chromosome 8, ASM3116895v1 genome encodes these proteins:
- the LOC132462537 gene encoding uncharacterized protein LOC132462537 has translation MMNPSGQESPERLAEAVKKEGSKIEGHPGILEVYNLPLKPHPMNVEECMRFTFGKDSNSKRNRTIMVLGATGAGKSTLVNGMINYILGVTWDDTFRFKLVNEGTAKSQAHSQTSEVTVYKLNHREGFQIDYSLTIVDTPGFGDTRGIERDKKIISQLETLFSAKLGVSDIDAICFVAQASLARLTPTQKYVFDSVLSIFGKDVADNIRILVTFSDGQHCQILDAINESGVPCPKRKDGLPIHFKFNNSALFADNKVPDAKGEADNDDDEDEDDDEEDEDEDEDEDDEDEDEDDEDEDEDEDDDEDEDEDEDDGDVVGEFDKRFWAMGTNSMKKFFSALNVIETKSLTLTQEVLRQRAQLETCIENLQIKMKLGLDKLEEIKQESQILQKHEAVITVNANFQYEISIKKPVQFDISNTGKYITNCQQCQTTCHFPCAIPNDANKRKCAAIGPDGNCKQCKNKCPWNVHFNQKYKWVYNQVTEKRNYQDLKDKYQNAEKDIKSVNDIIRQMKKEHASLEEDVLILMDDSVQCLNTLKEIALKPNPLSTLEYIDLLIEGEKSEGQTGFQERITKLQGMRKMWELKEKLAKGRI, from the coding sequence ATGATGAACCCAAGTGGTCAAGAGTCCCCTGAGCGGCTAGCAGAAGCTGTTAAGAAAGAAGGCAGTAAGATTGAAGGACATCCAGGTATCCTGGAAGTTTACAATCTTCCTCTGAAACCCCATCCAATGAATGTAGAGGAATGCATGCGCTTCACATTTGGAAAAGACTCAAATAGTAAACGGAACCGCACCATCATGGTTCTAGGAGCCACTGGGGCGGGGAAGTCCACCCTGGTCAACGGGATGATCAACTACATcctgggggtcacatgggaCGATACCTTTAGATTCAAGTTGGTAAACGAAGGCACGGCCAAGTCTCAGGCTCACAGCCAGACCTCTGAAGTCACCGTGTACAAGCTCAACCACCGAGAGGGCTTCCAGATCGACTACTCCCTGACTATTGTGGACACGCCGGGTTTCGGAGACACaagaggcatagagagagacaagaagatTATAAGTCAGCTAGAAACGCTTTTCTCAGCTAAACTTGGTGTCAGCGATATTGATGCCATCTGCTTCGTGGCCCAAGCGTCGCTCGCTCGGCTAACGCCCACACAGAAATATGTCTTTGACTCGGTGCTCTCCATATTTGGGAAAGATGTGGCAGATAACATCCGGATTTTGGTGACATTTTCAGATGGCCAACACTGTCAGATTCTCGATGCAATCAACGAGTCTGGGGTCCCATGTCCTAAAAGGAAAGATGGTTTACCAATTCACTTCAAATTCAATAACTCTGCCTTGTTTGCTGACAACAAGGTACCCGATGCGAAAGGTGAGGCcgacaatgatgatgatgaggatgaggatgatgatgaggaggatgaggatgaggatgaggatgaggatgatgaggatgaggatgaggatgatgaggatgaggatgaggatgaggatgatgatgaggatgaggatgaggatgaggatgatggagATGTCGTGGGGGAATTTGATAAAAGGTTTTGGGCCATGGGAACCAACAGCATGAAAAAATTCTTTTCTGCTCTGAATGTCATTGAGACCAAGAGCTTGACCTTAACCCAGGAGGTGCTCAGACAGAGAGCTCAGCTGGAGACTTGCATTGAGAATCTCCAGATTAAGATGAAATTGGGTTTAGATAAACTTGAGGAGATTAAACAAGAATCTCAAATTCTCCAAAAACACGAGGCGGTGATCACAGTCAATGCAAACTTTCAGTATGAGATCAGCATCAAGAAACCTGTTCAGTTTGACATTTCCAACACAGGAAAATACATCACTAACTGTCAGCAATGTCAAACGACTTGCCACTTTCCCTGCGCCATACCAAACGATGCTAACAAGAGGAAGTGTGCTGCCATTGGACCAGACGGCAACTGCAAACAATGCAAGAACAAGTGCCCTTGGAATGTGCATTTCAACCAGAAGTACAAATGGGTTTACAACCAGGTTACCGAGAAACGAAACTATCAAGATCTGAAAGACAAGTATCAGAACGCAGAGAAAGATATCAAATCGGTTAATGACATCATCCGACAGATGAAGAAGGAGCACGCCAGCCTAGAGGAAGATGTGTTGATACTCATGGATGACTCAGTTCAGTGTCTCAACACCCTGAAGGAGATCGCTCTGAAGCCCAATCCACTGTCAACACTTGAATACATTGACCTGctgatagagggagagaagtcaGAGGGCCAGACTGGCTTCCAGGAGCGCATCACAAAGCTCCAGGGAATGAGAAAGATGTGGGAATTAAAAGAGAAGCTTGCCAAAGGAAGGATCTAG